In Fervidobacterium thailandense, a genomic segment contains:
- a CDS encoding lytic transglycosylase domain-containing protein, which produces MRVFITAFLTATLVLLFILYKLFPLKYYSYVLLYCDDLDPLLVMSVIRTESSFRENAVSPLGAYGLMQVMPQTAEWLNSRFKKNYDYRTVEGNIALGCLYLNYLLEKDGNLEDALIHYNTGPYAQQEIKDDAGKRYVRKVLGSYRIYKLLYRR; this is translated from the coding sequence TTGAGGGTATTCATCACCGCATTTCTGACCGCTACCTTGGTGTTATTGTTCATTCTGTACAAGCTCTTTCCACTAAAGTACTACAGTTACGTTTTGCTTTACTGCGACGATTTGGATCCCTTACTGGTTATGAGTGTCATTCGAACTGAGAGTAGTTTTAGGGAAAATGCGGTCTCTCCCCTTGGAGCATACGGTTTGATGCAGGTTATGCCGCAAACCGCCGAGTGGCTCAACTCGAGGTTCAAAAAGAACTACGATTACAGAACCGTCGAGGGTAACATCGCACTCGGGTGTCTTTACCTCAACTACCTTTTGGAAAAGGATGGAAACCTTGAGGATGCGCTGATTCACTACAACACGGGACCTTACGCTCAGCAGGAGATAAAGGATGACGCTGGGAAACGCTATGTTAGAAAGGTATTGGGAAGTTACAGGATTTACAAATTACTCTACAGAAGGTGA
- a CDS encoding prepilin peptidase: MWDFVKYFTVFVLGLIFGSFSNVLIYRPVAGLRLNEPRFSICPHCKARIKWYDNIPLVSYILLRGRCRNCGERISLRYPLVELLHGVVFLLNVIFFPLEIAFALNALFLVSFSAAVVDFKILMLPDYTWIVTLIVATYINLTRFRSQLILDLSAGVVVLLLLLLLKLRYKDGLGEGDIFLFPVYAFACGFLYMPLLLLLSSSLGIIFGYVKKIKVIPFGPFIVSVGYVLVLIRYAQSVL; encoded by the coding sequence ATGTGGGATTTCGTAAAGTATTTCACCGTTTTCGTGCTGGGGCTTATTTTCGGTAGCTTTTCGAACGTGCTAATATACAGACCGGTTGCGGGGCTAAGGCTGAACGAGCCCCGCTTTTCAATATGTCCACATTGCAAGGCACGTATAAAGTGGTACGACAACATCCCACTGGTTAGCTACATCTTACTTAGAGGACGATGCAGGAACTGTGGGGAACGGATAAGTTTACGTTACCCTTTAGTGGAGCTTTTGCACGGCGTGGTCTTCCTACTCAACGTGATTTTCTTTCCGTTGGAAATTGCTTTTGCACTGAACGCGCTCTTCCTTGTTTCCTTCTCCGCAGCCGTGGTCGACTTCAAGATACTTATGTTACCCGATTACACCTGGATTGTGACGTTGATCGTGGCTACCTACATCAACCTGACGCGCTTTAGGTCTCAGCTAATTCTTGACCTATCTGCCGGAGTTGTTGTTCTTCTTCTCCTTTTGCTTTTGAAGTTACGCTACAAGGATGGACTCGGCGAAGGTGACATATTTCTCTTTCCAGTGTACGCGTTCGCTTGCGGGTTTCTCTACATGCCGCTGCTACTTCTGTTATCCTCCTCTCTTGGTATCATTTTCGGATACGTCAAGAAAATCAAGGTAATCCCGTTTGGTCCGTTCATAGTTTCGGTAGGTTACGTTTTGGTGTTGATACGGTACGCCCAATCTGTGTTGTGA